The following coding sequences lie in one Notolabrus celidotus isolate fNotCel1 chromosome 20, fNotCel1.pri, whole genome shotgun sequence genomic window:
- the LOC117832467 gene encoding uncharacterized protein LOC117832467 isoform X2 — MSESFLRSAITEALPDLPDVAKDILQETLQSLGVETHDDFQFVKEEDLLSALRPIQARKLVAAWGLKCPFQESGSSSLTASPGPSPSMVSLSPISTSSSSSQSPRGSLPDSFMIPWGQFPEALTQDLERGRRPKPSMRKEMVRIVVREMMKAATSLSKKNATDVARQLVSKYPKSLQDVIEGDIIGTGYSSLVKQIQNRIENVKRPTTPKIQKRKSHYSDTDEVPPEKRAAIQDTYGCIRWHVKFLPLGETPESQQQKKEELKNLFSQNEQSPGPLKMLMKSTFYSQRQDVNQGKDMKYLLENWPYWFHENGMNVHFNELTGVALKETFLKNVEQKGERLLNFMKTVAVNKSKRFYQAATKLQMMMGEHPGNTQVTEMVLLLLAYFDERDDVMFHYVEDTCLAGEVVMDRVPLTPTIVVCGQSCYSSRRMMLSVDHVIVNENISSFISSLCMLFGSYYCFNIHYPTALASTLEFLQREGDESGANKCKALACQSKSHYVDSGPLRPRMAFRLKRCSSK; from the exons ATGTCTGAATCATTTCTACGCTCTGCCATCACGGAGGCCTTGCCTGACCTTCCAGACGTAGCAAAGGATATCCTGCAAGAAACTCTTCAATCTCTAGGTGTAGAGACCCATGATGACTTTCAGTTTGTTAAGGAAGAAGATTTGTTGTCAGCCTTGAGGCCCATACAAGCCCGGAAGCTGGTTGCTGCGTGGGGTCTAAAAT GTCCCTTCCAAGAAAGTGGTTCTTCAAGCCTTACTGCCTCACCAGGACCTTCCCCTTCCATGGTGTCTCTGTCGCCAATTTCAACGTCATCATCCAGCAGTCAGAGCCCAAGAGGCAGTCTTCCAGACTCATTCATGATACCATGGGGACAGTTCCCAGAGGCTTTGACACAGGATTTGGAGAGAGGAAGGCGTCCAAAACCAAGTATGAGGAAAGAGATGGTCAGAATTGTGGTCCGCGAAATGATGAAAGCAGCCACCTCATTAAGTAAGAAGAATGCTACTGATGTGGCTAGGCAATTAGTGTCAAAATACCCCAAGTCACTCCAAGATGTCATTGAGGGCGACATAATTGGCACAGGGTACAGCTCCCTCGTGAAACAAATTCAAAATCGGATCGAAAATGTGAAAAGACCTACAACAccaaaaattcaaaaaagaaaatcacactACTCTGACACCGACGAAGTCCCCCCTGAAAAACGGGCAGCGATTCAAGACACCTATGGGTGCATCCGTTGGCATGTCAAGTTTCTGCCCCTTGGGGAAACGCCCGAAAGccagcagcagaagaaagagGAGCTAAAAAATCTGTTCAGCCAGAATGAACAAAGCCCAGGTCCTTTGAAAATGCTGATGAAGTCCACATTCTACAGCCAGCGACAAGACGTGAACCAAGGGAAAGACATGAAGTACCTCCTGGAAAACTGGCCATATTGGTTTCATGAAAATGGCATGAATGTTCACTTTAACGAGCTCACTGGAGTTGCCCTGAAGGAAACCTTCTTGAAAAATGTGGAACAGAAGGGGGAAAGGCTCTTGAACTTCATGAAGACAGTTGCTGTCAACAAATCCAAAAGATTCTATCAAGCTGCAACAAAGCTACAGATGATGATGGGAGAACACCCAGGCAACACACAGGTCACAGAGATGGTGCTGCTTCTTCTGGCTTATTTTGACGAGAGAGATGATGTGATGTTCCATTACGTGGAGGACACTTGCCTGGCTGGCGAAGTGGTCATGGACCGAGTTCCCTTGACTCCCACAATTGTTGTATGTG gACAATCCTGCTATTCCTCCAGAAGGATGATGCTGAGTGTGGATCACGTCATCGTGAATGAGAACATCTCTTCCTTCATCTCGTCCTTGTGCATGCTGTTTGGGTCTTATTACTGCTTCAACATCCATTACCCAACTGCACTTGCATCCACCCTGGAGTTCCTACAGAG AGAAGGGGACGAAAGTGGAGCGAACAAATGCAAAGCGCTTGCATGTCAATCCAAGAGTCATTACGTTGATTCAGGACCTCTCCGACCACGAATGGCGTTCCGATTAAAAAG GTGTTCCTCTAAGTGA
- the LOC117832467 gene encoding uncharacterized protein LOC117832467 isoform X1, whose translation MSESFLRSAITEALPDLPDVAKDILQETLQSLGVETHDDFQFVKEEDLLSALRPIQARKLVAAWGLKCPFQESGSSSLTASPGPSPSMVSLSPISTSSSSSQSPRGSLPDSFMIPWGQFPEALTQDLERGRRPKPSMRKEMVRIVVREMMKAATSLSKKNATDVARQLVSKYPKSLQDVIEGDIIGTGYSSLVKQIQNRIENVKRPTTPKIQKRKSHYSDTDEVPPEKRAAIQDTYGCIRWHVKFLPLGETPESQQQKKEELKNLFSQNEQSPGPLKMLMKSTFYSQRQDVNQGKDMKYLLENWPYWFHENGMNVHFNELTGVALKETFLKNVEQKGERLLNFMKTVAVNKSKRFYQAATKLQMMMGEHPGNTQVTEMVLLLLAYFDERDDVMFHYVEDTCLAGEVVMDRVPLTPTIVVCGQSCYSSRRMMLSVDHVIVNENISSFISSLCMLFGSYYCFNIHYPTALASTLEFLQSCFFSINPEKGTKVERTNAKRLHVNPRVITLIQDLSDHEWRSD comes from the exons ATGTCTGAATCATTTCTACGCTCTGCCATCACGGAGGCCTTGCCTGACCTTCCAGACGTAGCAAAGGATATCCTGCAAGAAACTCTTCAATCTCTAGGTGTAGAGACCCATGATGACTTTCAGTTTGTTAAGGAAGAAGATTTGTTGTCAGCCTTGAGGCCCATACAAGCCCGGAAGCTGGTTGCTGCGTGGGGTCTAAAAT GTCCCTTCCAAGAAAGTGGTTCTTCAAGCCTTACTGCCTCACCAGGACCTTCCCCTTCCATGGTGTCTCTGTCGCCAATTTCAACGTCATCATCCAGCAGTCAGAGCCCAAGAGGCAGTCTTCCAGACTCATTCATGATACCATGGGGACAGTTCCCAGAGGCTTTGACACAGGATTTGGAGAGAGGAAGGCGTCCAAAACCAAGTATGAGGAAAGAGATGGTCAGAATTGTGGTCCGCGAAATGATGAAAGCAGCCACCTCATTAAGTAAGAAGAATGCTACTGATGTGGCTAGGCAATTAGTGTCAAAATACCCCAAGTCACTCCAAGATGTCATTGAGGGCGACATAATTGGCACAGGGTACAGCTCCCTCGTGAAACAAATTCAAAATCGGATCGAAAATGTGAAAAGACCTACAACAccaaaaattcaaaaaagaaaatcacactACTCTGACACCGACGAAGTCCCCCCTGAAAAACGGGCAGCGATTCAAGACACCTATGGGTGCATCCGTTGGCATGTCAAGTTTCTGCCCCTTGGGGAAACGCCCGAAAGccagcagcagaagaaagagGAGCTAAAAAATCTGTTCAGCCAGAATGAACAAAGCCCAGGTCCTTTGAAAATGCTGATGAAGTCCACATTCTACAGCCAGCGACAAGACGTGAACCAAGGGAAAGACATGAAGTACCTCCTGGAAAACTGGCCATATTGGTTTCATGAAAATGGCATGAATGTTCACTTTAACGAGCTCACTGGAGTTGCCCTGAAGGAAACCTTCTTGAAAAATGTGGAACAGAAGGGGGAAAGGCTCTTGAACTTCATGAAGACAGTTGCTGTCAACAAATCCAAAAGATTCTATCAAGCTGCAACAAAGCTACAGATGATGATGGGAGAACACCCAGGCAACACACAGGTCACAGAGATGGTGCTGCTTCTTCTGGCTTATTTTGACGAGAGAGATGATGTGATGTTCCATTACGTGGAGGACACTTGCCTGGCTGGCGAAGTGGTCATGGACCGAGTTCCCTTGACTCCCACAATTGTTGTATGTG gACAATCCTGCTATTCCTCCAGAAGGATGATGCTGAGTGTGGATCACGTCATCGTGAATGAGAACATCTCTTCCTTCATCTCGTCCTTGTGCATGCTGTTTGGGTCTTATTACTGCTTCAACATCCATTACCCAACTGCACTTGCATCCACCCTGGAGTTCCTACAGAG CTGTTTCTTCTCCATTAATCCAGAGAAGGGGACGAAAGTGGAGCGAACAAATGCAAAGCGCTTGCATGTCAATCCAAGAGTCATTACGTTGATTCAGGACCTCTCCGACCACGAATGGCGTTCCGATTAA